The Arachis ipaensis cultivar K30076 chromosome B07, Araip1.1, whole genome shotgun sequence genome includes a window with the following:
- the LOC107606571 gene encoding uncharacterized protein LOC107606571 → MSKEEPQAYMGDFNDILSQDEKVGVHPQPKICLETFKKFVDDNGLMDVDLQESRYTWFSNSRNNFVTKERLDRVLVNWKWLQMYQNVILKAAPAISSDHYALILETQPRGRIKKEFKFEAFWADHEECKEVIRNSWQQDEGNMNLAGVNS, encoded by the coding sequence ATGAGCAaggaggaacctcaagcttacATGGGTGACTTCAATGATATTTTAAGTCAAGATGAGAAGGTAGGTGTCCATCCTCAACCAAAAATCTGTTTAGAAACTTTTAAAAAGTTTGTTGATGATAATGGCTTAATGGATGTTGACCTTCAAGAAAGTAGATACACTTGGTTTAGTAATTCTAGAAATAATTTTGTtactaaggaaagactagataGGGTGTTAGTGAATTGGAAATGGCTGCAGATGTACCAGAATGTTATTCTTAAGGCTGCTCCAGCTATAAGTTCGGACCACTATGCACTTATTTTAGAAACTCAGCCGAGAGGACGGATAAAAAAAGAGTTCAAGTTTGAGGCTTTTTGGGCAGATCATGAGGAATGCAAAGAGGTGATCAGGAATAGTTGGCAACAGGATGAGGGAAACATGAATCTTGCTGGAGTCAATTCATAA